The DNA sequence GTTTATTACCTATTAATAATATAACTTTATATCTTTTAATTCTACCTTTTTTTATTGTATAAGAAATTTTTTTTATCTCTATTATTTTTTCTATAATATTTATACTATTATTATTAATTATATTAATTTTATTATTTAAACTACTATATTTATAAATATAAAAATATATATAATTCATATTATATATATTATAATCAAAATTATAATAATGTAAATTATTTAAAATATAATATACTTTTATATATATAATAAGTAAATTATAAATTTTATTATATAAATAATAATTTTTATTACATTTACTTTTAAAATTTAAAATAATAAAAATACTTTTAAATATTATTAAAATATAATATAACATATAAATATTTTTATTATTATATAATTTTTTATTATAAAAAATATTTTTCATATATTTAATTAATTACTTAATTTTATACCTAATTCTTTATATTTATTTATAAATTGAAAAGAATTTATTAATTTACCTATTGAATTTAATATAAATAAATTATAACTACATAATTCAATCATATTTTTATTAACATAAATATTACATAATACTATATTAGGTAATTTAATTATAATTTTATGATTATATTTTAATTTAAAAATTAAAATATTATATTTTTTTAAATAATAAAATTTATAATTTATACCAATAACAGTTAAAACTAATTTAAATATATTATTATTAATAGTATAAATATTATAAAAATTATATTTATATATTTTATTTAATAAATAAAATAAATTATTATTTAAAAATAATATATAAATATTATTTAATATATATATATAATTAATAATATTTTTATTTTTATTATTATATAATATATATATATAATTAAAAAATTTTTTATCTAAAACTAAATAATAATAAATATTATTTTTATTAATATTATTATTATAAAAAAAAATATACTTTTTATAATTTAACATTTTTATCTATAAATTTTACATTTAATTAAAAAATATAACATATTAAAATACCACCAATTTTATATTTTAATGATAATATATGTGTAATAAATTTATATTTACATGAATATATTATTAATAAACCTTTAAAATATTTATTTAATTTTATAAAAGATATTAATTTATTATAATTTATATAAAATAATTGATTATATTTTATATATGTTTTTAAATACATAATTTTTTTATATTTATTTAAAATTATAAAAATATAATATCTATTATTTATAACAATAATATAAAATTTTAATATATAATTATAATTATATAATAATATAATTAAATAATAAATAATTTTATTAAATTTATACAATATAAAATTTTTATCTAACTTAAAATTATATTTTATTTTATTTAACAATCTTAATATCATCAAATATATTTAATTTTTAATTTTTTAATATTTATATTAGGTTTATATTTTATATATTTTAATATAATTGAATTACTTTTTGTACCTACAGAATTTAAATCATTATTTAAAATTATAACTGCATTTTTATTAAATTTAATTGAATAATACAATTTTAAATTAATAAAATGTTTGTATTGAACTAAAATACCTTTACATTTATCTGATTTTTTATATAAATTATTATTATATAATTTATATACTATACCAATAAGTATATCTCCATATTTTATAGTTTTTGATTTATTTAAAGCATTTATATATTTAAACTTTAATATACCACTATTGTCTAAAACATCTAATATACTATTTAAATATATCATAAAATTTTTATTATTTTATTATTACAAAATTTACTTTTTTTATAATATTTAATTAATACATAATCATTTATTATAATTTCATTTCTTTTATCATATACTTTTATATATTTATTACATAATAATAATTTTTTATATATATAAGAATATTTATAATAAGAAATACAAATTATTTTTATATTATCACATATTTTTTTTATCACATATCCTATTTTTATCATCATAATATTATTAATTAATTATTTTTTTTATATACTGTAATTTTAAATTTAATTTATATGATAATATTTTTGTAATTTTATAAATAATATCCACAGAAACCTCACTAATTTCAAATAATAATTTTCCTTTTTTTATTTTACACACATATAACTCAATAGGACCCTTACCAGCACCCATTCTAGTTTTTAAAGATTTTTTAGTCATAGATTTTATACATTGTATATATATATTATAATAACCTATTTTTTTTATATATTTATTTATTATAAATTTAGAAGTTTCAAACTGTTTATTAGTTAAATATCCAGAAGTCAAAGATATTATACCCCAATATAATTTCAAAAATTTTAAATTAAAATTACCTTTTATTTTTCCTCTCTGTGTTTTTTTTATATTATTAATCATATTTAAAAATAAATTAAATTACATATTAATCCATACTTTTATACTTAAAATACCATATTTAGTATTTATAATATCATTAATATATTTAATT is a window from the Plasmodium yoelii genome assembly PY17X01, chromosome : API genome containing:
- a CDS encoding apicoplast ribosomal protein S8, with the protein product MILRLLNKIKYNFKLDKNFILYKFNKIIYYLIILLYNYNYILKFYIIVINNRYYIFIILNKYKKIMYLKTYIKYNQLFYINYNKLISFIKLNKYFKGLLIIYSCKYKFITHILSLKYKIGGILICYIF
- a CDS encoding apicoplast ribosomal protein L14, whose amino-acid sequence is MIYLNSILDVLDNSGILKFKYINALNKSKTIKYGDILIGIVYKLYNNNLYKKSDKCKGILVQYKHFINLKLYYSIKFNKNAVIILNNDLNSVGTKSNSIILKYIKYKPNINIKKLKIKYI
- a CDS encoding apicoplast ribosomal protein L16, producing the protein MINNIKKTQRGKIKGNFNLKFLKLYWGIISLTSGYLTNKQFETSKFIINKYIKKIGYYNIYIQCIKSMTKKSLKTRMGAGKGPIELYVCKIKKGKLLFEISEVSVDIIYKITKILSYKLNLKLQYIKKIIN
- a CDS encoding apicoplast ribosomal protein S17, with amino-acid sequence MMIKIGYVIKKICDNIKIICISYYKYSYIYKKLLLCNKYIKVYDKRNEIIINDYVLIKYYKKSKFCNNKIIKIL
- a CDS encoding apicoplast ribosomal protein S5; its protein translation is MKNIFYNKKLYNNKNIYMLYYILIIFKSIFIILNFKSKCNKNYYLYNKIYNLLIIYIKVYYILNNLHYYNFDYNIYNMNYIYFYIYKYSSLNNKINIINNNSINIIEKIIEIKKISYTIKKGRIKRYKVILLIGNKQGWVGIGIGKHVNLNKAILSSKINSLNNIYYFKYSMLNMYKLKYIYINYNKIFLKLQFKISNYLNIRFLLFKYLFECLGYLNCKIIMYHNIINNKYNLLNKILLILFNLV
- a CDS encoding apicoplast ribosomal protein L6; translated protein: MLNYKKYIFFYNNNINKNNIYYYLVLDKKFFNYIYILYNNKNKNIINYIYILNNIYILFLNNNLFYLLNKIYKYNFYNIYTINNNIFKLVLTVIGINYKFYYLKKYNILIFKLKYNHKIIIKLPNIVLCNIYVNKNMIELCSYNLFILNSIGKLINSFQFINKYKELGIKLSN